A segment of the bacterium genome:
CGGGAGGAAGTGGCCCAGACGGCGAGGAAGACGGTCGCGTACATGGCGGCCAGGACGGCGCCGACCGCGAACATGTCCGGCAGGGGGACGCTGTAGCCTGCATACGATATGAGCGCCGCCGGGAAGACGCCGAGGAACACGCAGAGCGCCAGGACGATCCAGAAGATGATCTGGGACACCCAGTCGGTGAGCCTCTCGCGGTAGATAATCATTTCTCCTCCTTCCCCAGGACGTCGGCGCCGACGGCGCGCTCGACCATCCGCCGGATGCGTTCGTAGGCTATCCCCTTCGAGCCCGTGGATGAGGGGATGAGCGTTATGACCGGTAGGGGGCGGTCGGCGTAGGAGGCGATGGTGTCCAGCATCCGGCCGCCGTATTCCTCGGTGATGAAAATCGCCACGGCTCCGCCGCTTGCCGCTTGCTTAAGCGCCTCCTCGGCCTCGTGGATCGAGCTCACCCCCACGACCGTCGTCCCCAGGACGGTGAAGCCGCGGAGCTGGTCTTCCTCTCCGATGAAGTAAATCTGGTTCAGACCGGCCACAATACCCGCTACGAAACGCCCCACAGACGGGCGGTTATCGTTTCCGGCGGGACGCCGTTCAGCTTGCAGGTCAGGACGAAGCGGACCAGCTCGATCTCGTTCCTTTTAGCCAGATAATAAGAGATGACCGGTTCGGCGCCGAAAGGAGCGAGGCGCGCCTGCCGGAGGAAATCCAGCTTCCGGTCCGCCCCTCGCACCGTCAGGTTGACCAGACCGTCGGGGGCTCCCTCGACGGCGCCGCGGACCACATCGGCGTAGGGTGTGCGGCCGACGTGCTCGGCGGCTCCGGCACGATCGCCCGTCCGGGCGAGAACCTCCAACCGCCCGACGTCCAGGTTGCCCCCGGGGAGGAAGGCCGCGGCGGACAGCTCCTCGGGGTTGGGCGCCGCCAGGCAGCGGACCAGGACCGCCAGATTTACGAGGTCGGTCTCCAGCTCGTGGTACGCGGTGAGGAAGGGCAGCCCTATTTCCCCGGCGAGCCCGGCCAGGCCGGCGAAGAGGGCCCGGTCCACTCCCTGCTGCAAGAGGAACGGGTCGTGCGCCTTCTCCCATTCCTCCAGGAGCCTTTTGCCCAGCTCGGCGAAGGGGTCTGGAAGCGAATCCGGTTCCCCACCGTCAGCGAGGGCGGTGAGATTTTCCAGGGGCACACCCCCGCCCTCGGTCAGGGGCGGCTTTTTTTCCGTCAGGCGTCCGACGAGGGCCGCCTTGAGGTTGGCGTAATCCAGCCTCAGACGCAGATATTCGAGCACCCGGGGATCCGGCACGCTCTCCCGGATGAACCGGGTCAGCTCGGCGGACTGCTTGGCGAGGAGCTCCTCCAGGCCGGCGCCGCTCCGGGACGCGGGCTCGTAACCCGCCTCGCGGAGGGCGTCCACGGCGTCCTCGAAGGTCCGGGCCTCGGCGGCCTCGACGAGCGACCGTCTCGTCAGCAAACGGCGCTCGCGGACCCGAACGCGGCCCACGGCGTAGGCGTAAGCCGGATCGCCGGAGAGCTTGATCCGCCCCATCATCGTAATTCCTCGAACCCCAGGATGCCGAGCAGTTCTTTTTCCAGAAACGGCCGCAGGCTCCGGGTCAGCGCGCGGAAGGTGAAGTTCAGCTCGGTTTTGCCGCCGCGAAGGACGAACCCGCCACCCTGCTCGCGCGTCTGGTTGGAAACCGACAGCTTCGGGGTGAAGCCTTTCAGGAAGGCGTCGTCCAGGAAGGCGGCCTCGCGCTTCGAGGTGATGACCTCGTAGGGGCCCTTCAGATCGGTGTCGGCGACGAGGTATTTGAAGACCGCGCGCCAGGCGTCTTTTTTCAGGGTTTCAAGCTCGTCGGCCGCCGCGGCGAAGGCCTCGTCCAAAAGCTCCTGCTTGGCCGCCAGGACGGCCTTGCGGGCGTTGAGCGCGGCCATGGAGACGACGCGCTCCCGGGTGCCGGCGGCCTCGCGTTCCCCCGCTTCCCGGATGCGCGCCTCCAAGGCGTGGGCGCGTTTCTCCACCTCGGCGAGGATTTCGGCGTTTTTGGCCTTCGCGGCGGACTGTATCTCCGCCACCCGGGCGTCGGCGTCGCTTGCTATCTTGGCGATGATTGCGTCCAGGGACAACTCACACCCTCCCAACTGCGTTCAGGAGGAATATGGTGATAAGAAGACCCAGAACGGCGTAGAACTCGACGAAGACGCCCAGCACGAGCGCCTTGCCCGATTCGTTCGGCTGCTTGGCGGAGAGGCCGATACCGGCGGTGCAGACCTTTCCCTGGTGGATGGCCGACAGCCAGCCGGAAAATCCCACGGGCGCGCAAGCCAGGAGGATCTGCAGTCCGAGCTCGGTGGTCATGGCTCCGGCGGCGGTGAGGGTCGAGATCAGATTCAGGCCGAGGAAACCGGCGACGAAACCGTAGATGCCCTGGGTGCCCGGCAGAGCGGTCAGGACGAGGTATTTGCCGAAGTTGCGCGGATCCTCGCTCATCACCCCGGCCACCGCCTGTCCCACCAGGCCGATGCCGATGGCCGAACCGATCCCGGCCAAGGTTACCGCCAGACCGACGCCTAGGTAGGCCAATACCAGACCCATGAGTACTCCTTTGGTGGCCTTGCTATTTGTGGGGGAACGCGGTTCCGGAATACGTTTTCCTCGTAGGGTGTCCGGCGCCGCGGAAAGTGATTCTTCACCGGCATCCGGCCGGTCGGCAAATCCGTTCCGGTCGCTTAATCCTTGAGAATCGTGTGTTCCACGTTGCGGGCGAAGGGGGCGAAGATCCGTCCGCCGCCCTCATAGAACTTGCCGAAGTACTCGACGAACTGGAGTCGGGCGCTGTGGATGTAACCGCCCAGGGCATTCATCGAGATGTTAAAGATGTGGCCGACGATGAAGATCACGATGAACCAGACCGTGCTGGCCTGGAAGGCCAGGGTGTCCACCACCTGGGCGATGACCCCCGTGGCCACCCCCAGGGCGAAGAGCCGGGCGTAGGAGAGCAGGTCGGAGAAGAGGCCGGAGAGTCCGGTGTAGAGATTGAAGAATCCGGCGCCGATGCGCGGCAGTCCGCTGTCGTCGCCCACCCCGCTGAAGAGGGCGATGTAAACGCCGACGGCGGCGATCAGCCACCAGAAGATCGTTCCGTCCATTCCGGTGAGAGCCGGCAGGCCGATGGCCAGCGGGAAGAGGATCATCAAAGCGAGCCAGGGCAGCTTGCGGTAGAAGGCGGTGGGACGGTCACCCGCCCGCAGGGCGGCGAGGAAACCCAGCAGGTAACCGGTGAAGAGCTGGATGTACCCGACGACGAGGGTCAGATAGAAGAAGACCAGCATCTGATCCGGGTTGAGGGGATCAATCAGCATCAAGGTTTGCCGCAGCTCCGCCAGCTCCGGCGACCATTCAAAGTTCAGGCCGAAGAAGCCGCCGGTGAGGGTTCCCACGACCATGGTAAAGATTCCTGCGATCATCAGCATCTTGAACATCTTGCGCATGCCGGGCGAGAGGTGGAGCAGCTTCAGGCCGAGCAGCGTGGCCACGACGAGCGTCAGGCCGTAGCCGGCGTCCGTCAGGCAGATGCCGAAGAAAAGGGCAAAGAAGAAGGCGAAGTAAGGGGTGGGGTCTTTCTCGCTGGGCTTGGGCCGGGAGTAGAGGTCGGTGATGTACTCGAAGGGCCGCACCGGTGCGATGTTGGACAGATACACCGGCGGCGTCTCGTCCGCCGTCGGCGGGCGGAGGTTGTAGTGGACCAGCTCGTGCTTGTCCAGAACGCGTTTGACGCCGTCCGCCGCCAACTCGGGCACCCAGCCGCGCAGGTAGATGGCAAGCTCGGTGGCCGCCGATTCGGCGACCTTCCGCTGCCCCTCGCTTTCGGTGCGCGCCCGGTCCAGAGCCAGGTAGAGCGGATTGCGGTGTTCGAGCAGCCGGTCCGCCTCGCGGAGCGTTTCGTCCAACTCCGCCCGGCACGCCTCGATTTCCACCTCGACCTGTTGCAGACGTTGGGCGGATGTCAGCGGTCCGGTCAGGGGGCAGGGTATCAGCTCGAAGCCCTTGAGCGCGCCGCGGAGCGACTCGTCCACCGAGGCGTGCCAGACCAGAACGATTCGGCCCGAAGTGGCGGTCGCCTCCATCCCGGCTGCGCCCAGATCGGTGAGTTCGAAGAGCTCCCCCGTCGCTTCCGCGAGAACCTCCCTCAACCGGGGGAGATTCCGCGAGTTGAGGCCGTAGGCGGCGGAGAAGGTGCTGTCGGTAACTCCGAGCGAGTCGGGCGGTACCGCGAGCCCCAGCCACGAGACGAGCTCCGCCCGCTCATCAGCCAGGCGGTCGAGGCGGGACCGGATAAAGGGCGCGGTCGGCATCCTCGGCGGGGGCCGCGGAGGGCGGGGGAAGCTCGCCCCGATCCTCGGGTTCCAGGGCCTCGATCTCCACGGCGCCGGCGTCAGCCAGCGTGTCGAGCAGGTCGTCCCGGACGCTCGAGTGAAGGAGGATCTCTATGCGCTGGACTCGGGCGTTGGCCATAGTCGCCTAGGTGCCGGTGATGCGTTCCACGATGACCCGGCAGGCCTCCTTCATGCGGCCGCGGGCCTTATTATTCGTCGTCTCGATTTCTTTCTCTATGCGTTCCTGAACGTCCCGGGCCTCGACCTCGCCCGACTGACGGGCGTCATCAACCGCCCGGCGGACCTGTTCGCGGGCCGTGGCCTCCGCGGTTTTCAGCATCTCCTCCGCCCTATCGCGGGCTGCGCGGAGCTCGTTCTTCGCCTCGATTTCGGTGTCGGAAACCCGGTCGCGGGCGGCGTTCTCCGCCCCCACAACCGGTGCCAGCAACGGGTTGACTATATCGCTCATGGATTCTGTTTGAATGTGAACCGTGGAAGGTGGACACACGGGAGGGCGGCCCGGGGTCGCCGCGGAAGAAAAGTGAGGAGACATTATCACACGGCGCCTGATTAGTCAACGCTGTAGGGGACTAAGTGGCATAAGATTAAAAAGTTCCGGCGGTTGACACCCGTGCGGCGTACCCGTACAATAAACCTCCGCGACGGAGGTTTTTTTTAGTGAAGCTAATCCTCCCCGTGCTCCTCGTGGTTTTCTTTCTCCCCCCCGCATCCTGGGCCCGGGAGGAGGACACGGGCGTCGAACCCGGCCTGAATATTGATTTCAGCGGCGGCAAATCCCTCAACAGGATCGGGTCGGCGCTTTCTTTCACATACCCCCTGGCCGATGTGTTCACCTACCGGCTGACCCTGAACCAGAGCCTCCAGAACGAACCCCAGGCGGAGCGCAAATCGGACAGCCGCACCCTGCGCTTCGATCTCTTCTACATACCCGTGGACACAACCCGCATCGGTTGTTACTACGAACAGACCGATTACGACTCGACCATGGTGATCCAGGAACAGTACCAGAAGACGAAGAGCCAGCGGGCGGGGACAAACTCCACCATTCAATTCTCCGATGCCCTTTTGGCCGACATGGACGCTTACTTCACCACGAGCGATACCCAGGAGGGCACCTACGACTGGGATTACGTCTATCGCGAGTACTTCTACCACTCCCTGTCCGCGGACACCGATTTCCGTTTCGACTACAAGGTGACCGAAGACACCCGGCTCTCCCTCGATCTGACCGGTTCCCGGGAGGTGCGCAGCTACCCCGTACAGCCCGCCTTGAATTCAGAGTACTACGTGGGCGGGATAAACACGAACCTCATCGGGAATTACGCCCCCTGGGACAACACGACCGTGGAGCTCCGGTACCTCTTCAACGGTATTCTCTACCGGGACATGAATCTCATCGAGCGCGACCAGGACACCTTGAACAACACTCTGTCCATGATCTCGAACTTCGAAGCACCCTTCGACGTGAAGGGCATCCTTTCCGTGGACCTGCTTCAGGGGAATACTACCTACCTGCAGAAGGAGGTCTATCTCCAGAAGTACTTCTTCTGGATTTACCCCGAGCTGGACCCCATACCGGGGTCCCGCATCCGCGCGCCCTGGTGGCCGCTCTACGACACCTTTTCCCGGGGGATAAACTGGAAGCTGCAGCTCAACTGGGACTCGATCCAGGAAGACCACCTCCACTGGACCCTGTCCCAGGAAACGCTGAACAGGAGGTACTACGACGACGAGGGTGAGCTGCCCCCGGAACGTTTCGCCATCGCCGATTCGGTCCTCACCGACATCAAAAACAGCATGACCACCGACGCCCAGATAGACCTGGGCAAGAGCTTCATCCTCAAGCTGCAGCACAAGATAACCCACGACGACTTCATCTATCCGATAAGTACCGATAAGGACACCATTTCCCTCTACAACGACGTCTCCTCATCCATCAAGTGGAAGCTGACCGGTGCGGTTACCTTCAACGCGAACCTCAACATCGGCTTCGACCGGACGATGGGCGGCATCTCGTCGAGCCTTCCCCGGAGCAACGAGCTCAAGTTGAGCTTCGGCAGCGAGGTGAAGCTCTCCGAGGGGCTGCGTGTCAATTTGATATACACCCTCTCCCGGAACAACCGGCGGACTAACGACTTCGCGAGCGGTTCCGACTCACTCTCACGGGAGCTTGTCATCGAGCCTGTGTTCAGCGTCTCCGAGTACTGGGGCCTGGACTTCTCCGGTTCCTTCAAGGAGAGCGTGACCTTCCCGGTGGGCGAGAGTTCCGGCAGCATGGGTTTGAAGAACGACTGGAGGATCAATACACGCATCAATATATACCCCACCGATACGCTGGCCTTCGAGGTTTCCTACAAATTGAACTCCCACACGTCCATCTATACCTACCGCGAGACCATCAACACCGACCAGGCGTGGGGGCTCTCCTTCTCCTACAACATCATTGAGAACCTCGTCATCCATGTGGACGCCGATTACCGCCTCTACGAGTACGACCCCGAACGGGATTCGTTTAACGTGGGGTTCATGATAAAGACGACCATCTGACGGGGCACGGCCGCACTTCGTCGGAAGTGGTTCCCGGTGGTTCGGCCTCGGGCTCGTTGAAGTGGATAATGCCCCGGCAAAAAGAGCGAACCGAGCGAACCGAGCGAACCGA
Coding sequences within it:
- a CDS encoding V-type ATPase subunit, which encodes MMGRIKLSGDPAYAYAVGRVRVRERRLLTRRSLVEAAEARTFEDAVDALREAGYEPASRSGAGLEELLAKQSAELTRFIRESVPDPRVLEYLRLRLDYANLKAALVGRLTEKKPPLTEGGGVPLENLTALADGGEPDSLPDPFAELGKRLLEEWEKAHDPFLLQQGVDRALFAGLAGLAGEIGLPFLTAYHELETDLVNLAVLVRCLAAPNPEELSAAAFLPGGNLDVGRLEVLARTGDRAGAAEHVGRTPYADVVRGAVEGAPDGLVNLTVRGADRKLDFLRQARLAPFGAEPVISYYLAKRNEIELVRFVLTCKLNGVPPETITARLWGVS
- a CDS encoding V-type ATP synthase subunit K, which translates into the protein MGLVLAYLGVGLAVTLAGIGSAIGIGLVGQAVAGVMSEDPRNFGKYLVLTALPGTQGIYGFVAGFLGLNLISTLTAAGAMTTELGLQILLACAPVGFSGWLSAIHQGKVCTAGIGLSAKQPNESGKALVLGVFVEFYAVLGLLITIFLLNAVGRV
- a CDS encoding V-type ATP synthase subunit F (produces ATP from ADP in the presence of a proton gradient across the membrane; the F subunit is part of the catalytic core of the ATP synthase complex) — its product is MAGLNQIYFIGEEDQLRGFTVLGTTVVGVSSIHEAEEALKQAASGGAVAIFITEEYGGRMLDTIASYADRPLPVITLIPSSTGSKGIAYERIRRMVERAVGADVLGKEEK
- a CDS encoding V-type ATP synthase subunit E family protein, yielding MSLDAIIAKIASDADARVAEIQSAAKAKNAEILAEVEKRAHALEARIREAGEREAAGTRERVVSMAALNARKAVLAAKQELLDEAFAAAADELETLKKDAWRAVFKYLVADTDLKGPYEVITSKREAAFLDDAFLKGFTPKLSVSNQTREQGGGFVLRGGKTELNFTFRALTRSLRPFLEKELLGILGFEELR